From a single Nicotiana tomentosiformis chromosome 2, ASM39032v3, whole genome shotgun sequence genomic region:
- the LOC138904331 gene encoding uncharacterized protein, with amino-acid sequence MAVSLRNGRDLNLEQEMARESRPTETLVHVPIEIDDSTGLTEVMVQHAPAETSKETEVAKKTESEQEKAAETVPKELQNQSTLKKRPPTPFPQRLAKYQKDEQYKKFLEMLKQIQVGKFVFPVDFVILDCRVDEEIPIILGRPFFSTGRALIDCETGELKMRLNDEEIKFNVQKSMRRPSEFANCSLIEAVDVILEEEDKTLNAKVL; translated from the exons atggcagtgagtctacgaaatggtagagacctaaATCTGGAGCAAGAGATGGCTCGCGAAAGTCGGCCTACTGAAACACTTGTGCATGTACCCATCGAGATAGATGACTCAACAGGGTTAACAGAGGTGATGGTACAACATGCGCCAGCCGAAACAAGTAAGGAAACAGAAGTCGCGAAGAAAACTGAGTCAGAGCAAGAGAAGGCAGCAGAAACAGTGCCAAAGGAGCTTCAAAATCAAAGCACATTAAAGAAGCGGCCTCCAACACCCTTCCCCcaaagattggccaaatatcaaaaggatgagcaatataagaaattcttggagatgttgaagcaaattcag GTGGGGAAGTTTGTTTTCCCAGTAGATTTTGTCATTTTAGACTgccgggttgacgaggagattcccataattttgggaaggccattcttTTCCACTGGGAGAGCcctaattgattgtgaaactggagAGCTAAAGATGAGATTGAACGATGAAGAGATAAAGTTTAATGTGCAAAAATCTATGCGGCGACCTAGTgagtttgctaactgctctctgaTAGAAGCTGTGGATGTGATCTTGGAGGAGGAAGATAAGACTCTGAATGCAAAAGTCCTCTAG